A genomic segment from Polyangium mundeleinium encodes:
- a CDS encoding ubiquitin-conjugating enzyme E2, producing MSNAGLLLERAEVVGELGRVAATREDALTLLGGAILAGVPGLDGARLPRFEGPAHDYFQKVAEIVEQGGGRAGVSALLAEASRLFPGKSGKGREAAFARESGARALPISIVPEEDLGDEQILAIVKASRGVAASLGRRAALDLVSREEGGLCVSFEGASEEEAETIVRSLRASIEPSMRVEVARESHAFRDYFLDPLQAEGPDGQRFVLDHVRASTRLVDVAQAILGAYEEAFWPMGKGEKALPVVDLRRPGERGARRLFSQQTLHDAGVRPFDLLEIHPERRAGSVNPFLLTESLAMVKNQILEFAGTHPGFEVQANALDVPTEYLVRFRAPGFAPGSPPRRVEEHEVLLVMPPDFPVKAPEAYFQREVFHPNVDAKTGLVCLGVLAESYRPGLHFGTVCQMLVDMASYRNYELREFYNPEAHAWAASSEGQAAIMAIGGRSRSELEGGAARRARSVRIERLSA from the coding sequence ATGTCGAACGCGGGACTTCTTCTGGAGAGGGCGGAGGTCGTAGGCGAGCTCGGGCGCGTGGCAGCGACACGCGAGGACGCGCTCACGCTGCTCGGAGGCGCGATCCTCGCAGGCGTGCCAGGTCTCGATGGCGCGCGCTTGCCGCGGTTCGAGGGGCCGGCGCACGACTATTTCCAGAAGGTCGCCGAGATCGTCGAGCAAGGCGGCGGGCGCGCGGGGGTCTCGGCGCTGCTCGCCGAAGCGTCGCGGCTCTTTCCCGGCAAGAGCGGCAAGGGGCGTGAGGCGGCCTTTGCGCGGGAATCGGGCGCGCGTGCGTTGCCCATTTCAATCGTGCCCGAGGAGGATCTCGGCGACGAGCAGATCCTCGCGATCGTGAAGGCGTCGCGCGGCGTCGCGGCCTCGCTCGGGCGAAGGGCGGCGCTCGATCTCGTGAGCCGCGAGGAAGGAGGCCTCTGCGTGTCGTTCGAAGGCGCGAGCGAGGAGGAGGCGGAGACGATCGTGCGGTCGCTTCGCGCCTCGATCGAGCCCTCGATGCGCGTGGAGGTCGCGCGCGAGAGCCACGCGTTCCGCGATTATTTCCTCGATCCGCTGCAAGCCGAGGGGCCGGACGGGCAGCGGTTCGTGCTCGATCACGTGCGGGCTTCGACGCGGCTCGTGGACGTGGCGCAGGCGATCCTCGGGGCCTACGAGGAGGCGTTCTGGCCCATGGGCAAGGGCGAAAAGGCGCTGCCCGTCGTGGATCTGCGGCGGCCCGGCGAGCGCGGGGCGAGGCGGCTCTTCTCGCAGCAGACGCTGCACGACGCGGGCGTGCGCCCCTTCGATCTCCTGGAAATTCACCCGGAGCGCCGCGCGGGCAGCGTGAACCCGTTTCTGCTGACCGAGAGCCTCGCGATGGTGAAGAACCAGATCCTCGAGTTTGCCGGAACGCACCCGGGCTTCGAGGTGCAGGCGAACGCGCTCGACGTGCCGACGGAGTATCTCGTGCGCTTTCGCGCACCGGGGTTTGCCCCGGGATCGCCGCCGCGGCGGGTCGAGGAGCACGAGGTGCTTCTGGTGATGCCGCCCGATTTCCCGGTGAAGGCGCCGGAGGCGTATTTTCAGCGGGAGGTGTTTCACCCGAACGTGGACGCGAAGACGGGGCTCGTTTGTCTGGGCGTGCTCGCGGAGAGCTACCGGCCGGGGCTGCATTTCGGTACGGTTTGTCAGATGCTCGTCGACATGGCGTCGTACCGGAACTACGAGCTGCGCGAGTTCTACAACCCCGAGGCCCACGCCTGGGCCGCCTCGTCCGAGGGGCAGGCCGCGATCATGGCGATCGGCGGGCGCTCGCGGAGCGAGCTCGAAGGCGGGGCGGCGCGGCGCGCGCGCAGCGTGAGGATCGAGCGGCTCTCGGCATGA
- a CDS encoding HesA/MoeB/ThiF family protein, with the protein MSGLSERFARHALVPGFRQDRLAAATVVIAGVGALGNVVAQALALAGVGKLVLCDHDVVAASNLSRAPLFRPADVGRPKVLAAKDTLAALAPETVVEARQAALVSGVGLAEMRDASLVVGCLDSRAARMSLAGRAGLVRARWIDAATSAWGGEVRPFLDPDGPCYACALSPEERAKSDVPWSCMDPRRPAELGSSAPVAGLVGAWASALAARVIMGEAAATDAVVIDVLRGAAEPLRIQRAPDCPLHAPIGEATRISLGRDATVGALRAALGPGARPLAWSPLLQRLECPRGDHAEEAWGMPSTRGCPRCGTLMRARTTLLFESAPKGAVLSDLGVAPREILAVLGRVGITYVELS; encoded by the coding sequence GTGAGTGGTTTGTCCGAGCGGTTCGCGCGGCACGCGCTCGTGCCGGGGTTTCGGCAGGATCGGCTCGCCGCGGCGACGGTGGTGATCGCAGGCGTGGGCGCGCTCGGGAACGTAGTCGCGCAGGCGCTCGCGCTCGCGGGCGTGGGAAAGCTCGTGCTTTGTGATCACGATGTTGTCGCGGCCTCGAACCTGAGCCGTGCGCCGCTGTTTCGGCCCGCGGACGTGGGGCGGCCGAAGGTGCTGGCGGCGAAGGATACGCTCGCCGCGCTCGCGCCGGAGACGGTCGTGGAGGCGCGGCAAGCGGCGCTCGTCTCGGGTGTGGGGCTCGCGGAGATGCGGGATGCGTCGCTCGTTGTGGGGTGTCTCGATAGCCGCGCGGCGCGGATGTCGCTCGCGGGGCGCGCGGGGCTCGTGCGCGCGCGGTGGATCGACGCGGCGACGTCGGCGTGGGGCGGGGAGGTGCGGCCGTTTCTGGATCCGGACGGGCCGTGTTACGCGTGCGCGCTCTCGCCCGAGGAGCGCGCGAAGAGCGATGTGCCGTGGAGCTGCATGGATCCGCGCAGGCCTGCGGAGCTCGGGTCGAGCGCGCCCGTCGCGGGCCTCGTGGGCGCGTGGGCGAGCGCGCTCGCGGCGCGGGTGATCATGGGCGAGGCGGCGGCGACGGACGCGGTCGTGATCGACGTGCTGCGCGGCGCGGCCGAGCCGCTCAGGATCCAGCGCGCGCCGGATTGCCCGCTGCACGCGCCGATCGGAGAGGCGACGCGGATTTCGCTCGGGCGTGATGCGACCGTGGGCGCGCTTCGCGCGGCGCTCGGGCCGGGGGCGCGGCCGCTCGCGTGGAGCCCGCTTTTGCAAAGGCTCGAATGTCCGCGCGGGGATCACGCCGAGGAGGCGTGGGGCATGCCGTCCACCCGAGGCTGTCCGCGTTGTGGTACGTTGATGCGAGCGCGGACGACGCTCCTCTTCGAGAGCGCGCCCAAGGGGGCGGTGTTGTCGGATCTGGGGGTGGCGCCGCGCGAGATCCTCGCGGTGCTCGGTCGAGTCGGAATCACGTACGTGGAGCTTTCCTGA
- a CDS encoding WD40 repeat domain-containing protein, with protein MSEAQHARKATLDAYVARQAATVGRAPVAEDVATIGPVGPFKGATGAASLGIIDDFSESYLGKGPGSVTFARDGRSLYFGRDDGKLRRLALPAGTLVWEQSESEYGRGILCVAVSPDGKRIAYARKSGDVRIADAETGKTLREIKGGSAVFELSFSKDGQFLAMGGQGGTRLLHLTTMAETALAASHWTMSYSVAFAPEAPILAEGATGGKLRLWNMPSGLRAEHQHHRGDIHGVAWSPDGNRLVTASEDKDVIICGLEPKDPILRLTGHTSLVFCVAWSPEGRRIASGSADRTIRIWDAHTGLPLARYEFPEEFAYRLAFSPDGVLLASTHPCTARVWNTRATVKAVAPAPRLLSAGPLAADLDPLPGALVALLRVNRSAPLSLLRELLALTAGQTSSPEAQRLARHPGASALAALRWPPQARVALILLLLREYEDTSFSPPNDTSAAEIRFALIDALAGGASEPDAPPLPLAYLEHALDAVDDRLLALLGSLGPEACADDPTLPLVMLRRLAQLAPRIALDRRLLALRVPAQSLGAAEARGPWLEPSGFSSSGHPLQLVSSQWALPDDLRHYRALAGGLLYRARFGREPPRLRPLVLVLDVSPTAFGPVEAMLRQAAHALAASLLDIGLPAYFIAAGGNNEARAIAHRTDLFEVLTARAREPVHTGKTLALAAELCASLPMHGPLEPTIVLLSHPSFGEEDLDVPAPKDLAGFFVHYPGHPREPAWQRRCKRAVCLGPDDEGLLAAALGQVLA; from the coding sequence ATGAGCGAGGCGCAGCACGCACGCAAGGCCACGCTCGACGCGTACGTGGCGCGCCAGGCCGCCACGGTCGGCCGCGCGCCCGTGGCCGAGGACGTCGCGACGATCGGCCCCGTCGGCCCCTTCAAAGGCGCCACCGGCGCGGCCTCGCTCGGCATCATCGACGATTTCTCCGAGAGTTACCTCGGCAAGGGCCCGGGCTCCGTCACCTTCGCCCGCGACGGCCGCTCGCTCTACTTCGGCCGCGACGACGGCAAGCTCCGGCGCCTCGCCCTGCCCGCGGGCACGCTCGTATGGGAGCAAAGCGAATCCGAATACGGACGTGGCATTCTGTGCGTCGCGGTGTCGCCCGACGGAAAACGAATCGCCTATGCCCGCAAGAGCGGCGACGTCCGTATCGCCGACGCCGAGACTGGTAAGACCCTCCGCGAAATCAAGGGCGGCAGTGCCGTCTTCGAGCTTTCCTTCTCGAAGGACGGCCAGTTCCTCGCCATGGGCGGCCAGGGCGGGACGCGCCTCCTTCACCTCACCACGATGGCCGAGACCGCGCTCGCCGCGAGCCATTGGACCATGTCCTATTCCGTCGCGTTCGCCCCCGAGGCGCCGATCCTCGCCGAGGGCGCGACGGGCGGAAAGCTCCGCCTCTGGAACATGCCGAGCGGGCTCCGCGCCGAGCACCAGCACCATCGAGGCGACATTCACGGCGTCGCCTGGTCGCCCGACGGCAACCGTCTCGTCACCGCGTCCGAGGACAAAGACGTCATCATCTGCGGCCTCGAGCCGAAAGATCCGATCCTCCGCCTCACGGGCCACACGAGCCTCGTCTTTTGCGTCGCCTGGTCCCCCGAGGGCCGCCGCATCGCCTCCGGCTCGGCCGATCGCACCATTCGAATCTGGGATGCGCACACCGGCCTCCCGCTCGCCCGGTACGAGTTCCCCGAGGAATTCGCCTACCGCCTCGCCTTTTCGCCCGACGGCGTCCTGCTCGCGTCGACGCACCCCTGCACGGCGCGCGTCTGGAACACGCGGGCCACCGTGAAAGCCGTGGCGCCCGCGCCGCGCCTCCTCAGCGCGGGCCCGCTCGCCGCCGATCTCGACCCTCTGCCCGGCGCGCTCGTCGCTTTGCTCCGCGTGAATCGCTCGGCCCCGCTCTCGCTCCTCCGCGAATTGCTCGCCCTCACCGCCGGACAAACCTCGTCGCCCGAAGCCCAGCGCCTCGCGCGCCACCCCGGTGCGAGCGCCCTCGCCGCGCTCCGCTGGCCTCCGCAGGCTCGCGTCGCGCTCATCTTGCTCCTGCTCCGCGAATACGAGGACACCTCGTTTTCCCCGCCAAATGACACCTCCGCCGCCGAGATTCGCTTTGCCCTCATCGACGCCCTCGCCGGCGGCGCCTCCGAGCCCGACGCGCCGCCCTTGCCCCTCGCGTACCTCGAACACGCCCTCGACGCCGTCGACGATCGCCTGCTCGCTTTGCTCGGCTCCCTCGGCCCCGAGGCGTGCGCCGACGATCCCACCCTGCCCCTCGTGATGCTCAGGCGCCTCGCCCAGCTCGCCCCTCGGATCGCCCTCGATCGCCGGCTCCTCGCCTTGCGTGTCCCCGCGCAAAGCCTCGGCGCCGCGGAGGCGCGGGGCCCCTGGCTCGAACCTTCGGGTTTTTCCTCGTCGGGCCATCCCCTCCAGCTCGTCTCCTCGCAATGGGCCTTGCCCGACGATCTCCGGCATTACCGTGCCCTCGCCGGTGGCCTGCTCTACCGCGCCCGCTTCGGTCGCGAGCCGCCGCGCCTGCGCCCCCTCGTGCTCGTCCTCGACGTCTCGCCCACCGCCTTCGGCCCGGTCGAGGCCATGCTCCGGCAAGCCGCACACGCCCTCGCCGCGTCCCTGCTCGACATCGGCCTGCCCGCCTATTTCATTGCGGCCGGCGGCAACAACGAAGCGCGGGCAATCGCCCACCGCACAGACCTCTTCGAAGTGCTCACAGCCCGCGCGCGAGAGCCCGTGCATACCGGAAAAACCCTGGCCCTCGCCGCCGAGCTTTGCGCCTCCTTGCCCATGCACGGTCCGCTCGAGCCCACGATCGTCCTCCTCTCGCATCCGTCGTTCGGCGAGGAGGACCTCGACGTCCCTGCGCCCAAGGACCTCGCCGGCTTTTTCGTCCATTACCCGGGCCACCCCCGGGAGCCTGCGTGGCAAAGGCGATGCAAACGCGCCGTCTGCCTCGGCCCCGACGACGAAGGTCTGCTCGCGGCGGCCCTCGGGCAGGTGCTCGCGTGA
- the amrS gene encoding AmmeMemoRadiSam system radical SAM enzyme, which produces MTSSPEWRPARFYRTDGARLTCTLCPFACALADGDRGRCHVRQRRGDMMETATYATSVLHAQPIERKPLYHVHPGKTVLTVAAPGCTFACTYCQNFPLSQHGRIPEAPWTARPITARELARACAEKDALLAFSYTEPLLAAELALDVAELRGDTGPAIVWKTNGFVTPNAARLLAPTLLAANVDLKTPTEVTHRRLTAAPLAPVLEALSIWKECGVWLEISTPLIPGLNTDDASLRALAALVYSFGAETPWHLVRFHPDYRLQEAPPTHPDLLRRAVALAKDVGLVHVYVERALGEEGRNTYCAGCGQTVIRRDVWALAENTLLHGTCPHCSRKVPGRWDEVST; this is translated from the coding sequence GTGACCTCGTCTCCGGAATGGCGCCCCGCGCGGTTTTACCGGACCGACGGCGCGCGCCTCACCTGCACCCTTTGCCCCTTCGCGTGCGCGCTCGCGGACGGCGATCGCGGCCGCTGCCACGTCCGGCAGAGGCGCGGCGACATGATGGAAACGGCGACCTACGCGACGTCCGTCCTCCACGCCCAGCCCATCGAGCGCAAGCCGCTGTATCACGTTCATCCCGGAAAAACCGTCCTCACCGTGGCCGCGCCGGGCTGCACGTTCGCCTGCACGTATTGCCAGAACTTCCCCCTCTCGCAGCACGGCCGTATCCCCGAGGCGCCGTGGACCGCGCGGCCCATCACGGCGCGGGAGCTCGCCCGCGCGTGCGCGGAGAAAGACGCGCTCCTCGCCTTCTCGTACACCGAGCCCCTCCTCGCCGCCGAGCTCGCGCTCGACGTCGCCGAGCTGCGGGGCGACACCGGCCCCGCCATCGTTTGGAAGACCAACGGGTTTGTCACCCCGAACGCTGCCCGCCTCCTCGCGCCGACCCTGCTCGCCGCCAACGTCGATCTGAAGACGCCAACCGAGGTGACCCACCGCAGGCTCACGGCCGCGCCGCTCGCGCCCGTCCTGGAGGCCCTTTCCATCTGGAAAGAATGTGGCGTCTGGCTCGAAATCTCAACGCCGCTCATTCCGGGCCTGAACACGGACGACGCCTCGCTCCGCGCCCTCGCCGCGCTCGTTTATTCCTTCGGCGCCGAGACCCCGTGGCACCTCGTCCGTTTCCACCCCGATTACCGCCTCCAGGAAGCCCCCCCGACACACCCCGACCTCCTCCGCCGCGCCGTCGCCCTCGCGAAGGACGTCGGGCTCGTGCACGTGTACGTCGAGCGTGCGCTTGGCGAGGAGGGGCGCAATACATATTGCGCGGGCTGTGGCCAGACCGTGATTCGAAGGGACGTGTGGGCGCTCGCGGAGAACACCCTCCTTCACGGAACATGCCCCCATTGCTCACGGAAGGTCCCCGGGCGATGGGACGAGGTGTCGACATGA
- a CDS encoding radical SAM-modified peptide, FtsH ternary system-associated yields MTKREFVESLPDLITPEEYAADPEGRKVKLRIRPTADGVEVIGDAVRPKELEEILLALDPAVLQQMLCG; encoded by the coding sequence ATGACGAAACGCGAATTCGTCGAATCCCTGCCCGACCTCATCACGCCCGAGGAGTACGCGGCCGATCCCGAGGGCCGAAAGGTCAAGCTGCGCATCCGGCCGACGGCGGACGGCGTGGAGGTGATCGGCGATGCCGTCCGGCCCAAGGAGCTCGAAGAGATTCTGCTCGCCCTCGACCCGGCCGTCCTGCAGCAAATGCTCTGCGGCTAG